DNA sequence from the Thunnus maccoyii chromosome 7, fThuMac1.1, whole genome shotgun sequence genome:
CAATGACTCCAACAACCTCTCTGAATAATTTGGAAGGAAGAATTTTAAATATAGTTGATGAATAAGTTGACAGATTAATACTGGACACAACATCGACCAAATCCCTAAGAGACATGGAGGCAAACTCCTTTAACAGCGTGGGAGAGGCCTCAGGGGAAGGTTGAGGTGAGGCAGCAGGAGTAACTGATGCTtagatgttttctgtcttttcatcaaAATACAGGACCAAACCCTGACAGGGGCTATTGGGTCAAGAGCTGTCAAACATATGGCATTCAATTGATTAACCATATCATTTCCATTGTTACACCGTGTAATACAACCACGAGTACTGAATGAAGCAGCAAAATCTGCAGCAAAAttgtcattaaaacacatgacTGTGCATAGAGCATTGAACAGCAGCATGGCAGTCAATATCAAATAAAACCATGTTATGATCTGAAAAGAAATCCTTCAAGAAAAGGGAGAACATGCCTCTACTCAATAGAAACTTACAGCAAAAGAAACTTACAGCAAAAGAAACTTACAGTAAAAGAAACTTACAGCAAAAGAAACTTACAGCAAAAGAAACTTACAGCAAAAGAAACTTACAGTAAAAGAAACTTACAGTAAAAGAAACTTACAGCAAAAGAAACTTGCAGCAGGTTTCTACAACAAAAGTAAAGGTATGCAGTAGAACTTGATCTGTTGCATTCCTACAGCTTTTGCGTCACACCTCTATAATTGCTTTCTGCATCACTATGAACATATAAAAACCTGAGCTCAACATCAAATTATTCACAGCGAAACAGAAGTTGGACAACAGCTACTGATTTTATGTCAGTGAACCCAAACGCTGCTTCAGACTAATATTTAGAGAAATACTGAGTCGAGGAAACTGCAGGATAATGAGGTGAGTAGCTGCCTCTGAATTTCATATAATAGCATgaacaaacattattattattattattattaataatatttatttatttatttatgtatttatttatttatttatttttattaatattatagtATAACcaattgttttctgtaaattttaTCCCATGCTTCTTTTTTGCCTGAAAACAATCAAAGATGAGTGTAAAAAGTGAACTAAAAGTTTTAATAAAACTGTCCTCAGTTGTTGCTAAAGCTCTGCTTTCTTCAGTTCTTCCCTCATTTCCAACTCTTTCCTCCCTGCTTTATCTCTTCTGATATTTCTTTACTCATCCATTTacttcatctttctctccctATAAACTAATTTTCTTCCTCTAGTTCATCCCTCCTGTCTTCCTTGTTAACTTCCATGTCTCGCTtcatttctttccttcctccctgCCTGTTTCAGCTCACTTTTTGATTTCTTAACCTCATTCCCTTTTGCTTTTTCCTCCtgccttcctttcctttctgtcCACTCAATGCTCCTTAGTCCGTTTCTTCTATCCCTCCCTCCACATGAGATGAACACTGGTTACCCAAACATATCAAGCTTCAGAGCATAttatattaacatgttttaatattagttatttttattctccATCAGTGCTGCTCAGAGTCAGTCAACACTGGAGTCCAAATTGAAGGCCCTGCAGTGTCACTTCACCTGGGACATCGACCCCAGCAGGTCCAAACTTTTCCGTTTTAGTGACAAGCTGGAGGACATCGGCACCGAGGAGGGAAACAGCTGGCTGGGTCACATTTACAACCTGCAGGGGTACATTCACTACCAGCTGGGCTTCACTGAAGACGCCCAGCGTTTCTTCAGCAGGGCCACAGAGGCCTTCCGCCGGTTGAGAAACACCATCTCAGATGAAGGTccctggttggtggtgaactaCGGGAACCTGGCTTGGCTGCACCACCACCTGGGAGAACAAGCAGAGTGTCAGACTTACCTGTCAAAGGTCGACGCCCTGCTGAAAGAATACCCATCTCCATCCCAGGACAAGCTCCATTCAGAGATCTACGCTGAAAAAGCCTGGACCCTGATGAAATTCGGCAAAGATAAAAAGCCTCTGGTGGCAGATTACTTCCAGAGAGCCATCAGGATGCAGCCGGACATGGTGGAGTGGAACACCAGCCGTATCATAGCGTTAGTGAGTGCTCGTAAGTATCGCAAAATACCAGTGAAGGAAGGCATCCTGGAGGAAATAAGAATGGCCAAGGAACACGATCCAGAGAACTTGTACCTTGCTGTTCTTGACCTTGAGCAGCGTGCTATGAAAGGAGAAAGAATTGAAGATGAAGCACGTGAGTTATCCAGAAAGGTTTTGAgaaatcctgtcagcagctaCAGTGGGATCAAAGCATTATTATGGGTTTACAATAAATATGTATCTGTTGATGAGGCTATTGCTCTGGCAGAGGAGGCTCTGGAAAAACATCCAGATGAACGTTACCTGAAGACATGTGCTGCACTCTGCTACGAATGGAGGATCGTTTTTCACAGCAACTGTCACCCAAAGCAAAGTACAATAGACAGAGCAATCAGTCTACATAGAGAAGTGATTTCTCTTTACCCTTATTCAAGACTTCTGAAGAAAATATCCCTGGCAAATATATACGCAAAGTCAAATCACAGCCTGGCTGAAGCTGAGCAGATTTACCAGGAACTGCTAGGAATGGACCTGGAACCTGAAGAGAAACAGATGCTTTACAACTACTACGCAAAACACTTAAACTTTGATCGACGAGATTACAACAGGTCGATAGAATATCACATGAAGGCAGCAGAGATACCGCAACATGGCTTCTTACGAAAGAACAGCGTCCGAGTTCTGGAGAagattaaagaaagaaacagaagccCAATGTGTAGAGAAATAGAGGAGTTCCTGGCCAAGCTGGAAGACTAGAAAATCCCAACTGTTGTAGAAACTGTAGGTACTCCATTACCTAAAAAATCTGTACCTATCCGATTATATATCTGATTATATACACATCAGAAAAACTTGCAGAAAAGATTTGTGGAGGTTACATAAACAAATACTTCAAATAATTTTACAGATACTTATGAGACAAATGTCAATGGTTTACATACGTCTTGTGAATAAACATATTGTCTTGTTAGTGATGAAGCTAGATCATTAGCTGAAAGAGTTTTTTCCTGTCTTCAATAATacttttattgaatgaaatgatgagGATAAAATAACACGGAGAAGTAAACACCTGAGTACGGAGAAAATAGAAAGTTTAGAAACATGTCATgtataattaattcattgttgatttCAAAGTTGTAGCGggtttatttttacactatAGTAGAACTAATGGGAGACAAAAGCTgctggaaagaagaaaaaaaatatgtgaaaaactATAAATTTGCACTGAAAATGGTCAGCAGTAATAATGTATATCTGGTTACATTACTGATAGATTTTGATcagatgttgtattttaacatcTGGACTCGCATAGAACCATGGCGCTCACTATATTCCTaggttgctgttgtttttttcttatataaGAACACAATGCGCTTCACATGACATTTGCTTTGCTGTAAGCTTTGTAGTAGTGAAACAGAAAAGTGATTAGCAATGATTAATATGTTGTATAACCTGAATATAATCACAAAGTGTAACTGATTGTGTGGTTAGAAACTTGTACAATATACAAATACTATTAAGTAAACACTATAAAATCTTCTGTAAGTTTGTTTTGGTGGTTAATTTACAAGAGATTCATGTTCTCTATGAATGACTGAGAGACgtatattttaaactttttatgtcttttattttcttgtagttttcacacacacacagttttgcagcactgcacacaaaacactgaTAGACGTCAAACTACAACTTTGGAAAACTGCTGCCAACATTAAAGGACGAGTTTACAGGTTAAGATATAGGGTGTAAAATCCTCTCCATctgtgtaaatatgtatttaaaagtttatctgaagctaatatgaagcttcagcatccaaaggagtcaaatcaagtagatatctttcaatgttacagtctttttagtgccaaagtccctctttttgttactatacttccaccgcaactcaacagggaaacactgtccgaggaaacacaaagagggaatttgatgctaaaaagactgtaaatgtgtcagacaCCCACTTGTAATGACTAACTgctgactgctgaagcctcatataagcttcacatcaacttaaATTAAGTGACTGTGTGTATAAAGTGACCAAaccagtacttttacttatatactttaagtacattttgctgctagtACTTTTtgcatgcaggacttttacttgtaataaagtatttttacattgttgtattgggttcttttacttaagtaaaagatctaaatatgcatttacacacagcagcagcatatcttcattcattattcattcattcattatttatttacctcCTGACACGCCAACCAGATGGTTCAGGATCTATCAGTATTGAATGTTCTGTGTGGTCAGCTGTTATACACAGATTCCAAGTTTATACAGTGAAATTATTAGTAATAAAGCTGCCTGGCAGGATGAATCTTGAGCTCCATCACAGttgtcaggacattttttatttttaagtatctAAAAGTCCAaactctgtttcctctgcagagttTCCTCTGACTTGTCAAGTTCataatttcagttttcagttttgctgcttaaaAGCAAAGTCTCACAATATTTCCTGTATTGACATTACCGTGTCCATGGAAGCCTTTACTGACCTAATCATTAAAGTAAATCATTAATCAAATATCATTTTATTGAATAATAATTAACAGTGGTTGTTGCCTCATTGGGCAGATGGGTGTATCACTACACACAGCCAGAAATGTCAGTATTATTACCAACAAAGATGAAGCTCTGGATGACCTTGGCTTAACCTCAGATCTTTTCAAGTCCTAGAAATGATGCTGatccaatatttgtttttgtggacTTTTTCCTTCGTATTACAGCTAGACTTCATACTGAGCTACAGTAACAGTTCAACCAATAGCAGTGGCAGAGAGTTGTGGTTCACctgcaaaatgtcacagaaagagaaacagaaatatgttgtttgttttgttgtattgctCCTATTGTAGATACACTGGTCCAATGCAATAATGGCCACGCATCATACAGGTGTCTTTTGAAGATTTCTCTCTTTGATCAGTAGACACTATGAAAactacaagaaaataaaagacataaaaagtttaaaatatacGTCTCTCAGTCATTCATAGAGAACATGAATATCTTGTAAATGaaccaccaaaacaaacatattagattttatattgtttatttaatagtATTAGTATAGTGTACAAGTGACATACAGGTTTCTACCAACACAATCAGTTCCACTTTGTGATTATATTCAGGTTATACATCATATTAATCTTTACATTTCTCAtcagacagttttatttttcactacCACAAAGCTTACAGCAAAGCATATTTCGTACAAAGTGCATTATGTTCTTATTTAAACTTCAAAACCAGTgctaagaaaaaaacaaaatcaacacaccAGTTATATAGAAAACACCATGGTTATATATGAATCCAAAAACATATCGTGCCTTCACTTTCTTCTAGATATAGGATTTTCTAGACTTCCAGTTTGGCCAGTAACTCCTCTATTTCTCCACACATTCGgctcctgtttttttctttaatcttcctCAGAACTTTGATGCTGTACTCTCGATAGTAAGATTGGTGCGGTATCTCTGCTGCCTTCATGTGATATTCTATCGACCTGTTGTAATCTCGTCGATCaaagtttaaatgttttgcgTAGTAGTTGTAAATCATCTGTTTCTCTACAGGGCCCAGATCCATTTCTAGCAGTTCCTGGTAAATCTTCTCAGCTTCATACTGGCTGTGATTTGACTTTGCGTATATATTTGCGAGGGATATTTTCTTCAGAAGTGACGGATGATTGTAAAGAGAAATCATTTCTTTATGGAGACTGATTCCTCTATCTATCATGCTTTGCTGTAGGTGACTGTCGTTGTGAAAAACGATTCTCCATCTGTAGCAGAGTGCAGCACACTTCTTCAGGTAACGTTCATCTGGATGTTTTTCCAGAGCCTCCTCTGCCAGAGCAACAGCTTCATCAACAGATACATGTTTTCTGTAAACCCTTAATAATGCTTTCATACCACTGTAGCTGCTCACAGGATTTTTCAAAACCTTTCTGGCTAACTCACGTGCTTCATCTTcaattttttctcctttcctacCACGCTGATCAAGGTCGTGAGCAGCAAGGTACAAGTTCTCTGGATCCTGTTCCTTGGCCATTCTCAATTTCTCCAGGACGTCGTCCTCCACTGGTGTGTCGTCGAACTTATAAGCCTTCACTAATGCTAAGACACAGCTGGTGTTCCACTCCACCATGTCTGGTTGCATCCTGATGGCTCTCTGGAAGTAATCTGCAGCCAGAAGGTATTGGTCTTTGTCAAACTTCATCAGGGTCCAGGCTTTTTCAGCGTAGATCTCTGGATGGAGCTCGTCCTGGGATGGAGATGGATATTCTTTCAGCAGGGCGTCGACCTTTGACAGGTAAGTCTGACACTCTGCTTGTTCTCCCAGGTGGTGGTGCAGCCAAGCCAGGTTCCCGTAGTTCACCAACAACCAGGGACCTTCATTTGAGATGGTGTTTCTTAACCGGCGGAAGGCCTCTGCGGCCTTGCTGAAGAAACACCGGGCGTCTTCAGTGGAGCTCTGCTGGTACTGAATGCTCAGCTGGTAGTGAATGTACCCCTGCAGGTTGTAAATGTGACCCAGCCAGCTGTTTCCCTCCTCGGTGCCGATGTCCTCCAGCTTGCCTCTGAGATATAAAAGTCTGGACCTGCTGGAGTCGATGTCCCAGGTGAAGTGGCATTGCAGGGCCTTCAGTTTGGCCTCCATTGTTGACTGACTCTGAGCAGCACTgatggagaataaaaacaacacacattaaaatagaTCTAAATATAATATTCGTTAACCAGTGTTCATCTCATGTTATCAGAAAGGCTAAACAGTTCAGAATAGGTTGATTTATGGTCATTTGCACGAATGCACCACCTGCTGGCACACTGATTAATACTCCTCATTGGCAACAGAGAGGTATCAGGCTTGATGAGTGGAGTGTGGCTGCATTAGACCAAACAAATCCAGGTGGTGGTGTGCATTTTTGACATACTGTAAgtagttttctgtttgttattcTTTGCACTGTTTATCTGCCATGTATACAGAATATCATTGTACTAAGTATGGCGTTatgtaaatacagtaattaTCATGCCACATGGTAGATTCCTCTTGTGCATTAACATTATCTTTACATAGTAGATGTTTAATTCATATTGCTATTTACTGCTCTTAGGATGACAGAAGGGTACAATTTCTTTGTTTAGTAAATGATAGGTATGGTATTTTAATTAACTGAGTGTTACTAATTAAGTGTCATGTCATCAGTGATCAGCTGCCATGTCCAGGTAAAGGCCACCAGGTGTCACTGTTGGTTTCCTCAGTGAGATTACCCTGTTAGGAGTTTTGGTGAGAGAAAGTAGTACTGAAACTGAGGTTTTAGGTCATTGTAGTCAGGTTTTGGTGGATAAAattattgaaatgtttatttgataCTTATTCTACGATGCTGATATTACTTTCATCTCCATAGCCATAGCTGTggtattttgctgttaatatttgGATAAGTTGCCAGTCATTACTAGGcaaagcaagtttatttgtatagcatatTTGAACAACGAGGCAATTCAAAGTTATTTACATAAATCATAAAAGGCACTACTCACTAATTAATTTTCATATCGCTTCTCCTTTATTAGTTTGTGTTGAAGCACACCCAACCATCAATAAAGAAGACAAACTCATCAGAGTCTCCAGCCTTGTGTCCTGACCGTCACTCAGTGGCGAGCGTCAAACATCCATCAGCTTGCAACTGAACTTTGAGATCCCTTATCTGCACATGTGCAGGGAGGGAAGAAATGGAGCACAAAGGAGCATTGAGTGGACAGGAAGGTAATAAGGAAGGAGTGAATGAGGGGAGAAATGGATGGCGAAATAAGTTTTAGAGTAGAGACAGCATAAAAAAGCATGTAGGAAACTacagaaggaaagaaataaagaaagaataaaggTAGGAAAGTTAAggtaaaaaaggaagaaaaagaattGAAGAGGGAAACAATGGAGGACAAAAGAAGGAAGCAACAAGCAAAGGAACAATAAATAGATGATGATGGAAGCAAGCGATGAGCAAATAagaatttgaaagaaaaagaaatgaaggcAGGGAGGACATAAGGAAACGACAAAAGCAAATGCAGTTAAGAAATGGAGAAGTGAACTGAAAGACAAGAAggatgaaataaagaaacaaagacaggagacagaatgagggaaggaaaggaggaaagatGGATGAAAGCAGAACTGTAGCTACTGAAGAAGAACTTAAGAACATTATTACACTTAAATGCTCCTGGAGGGTTTTAATGGCTGATTCCGAtactttttacaattttttttaaacatttttaggcAAAAACGGGAAAAAAGTGGGATaaatttgacagaaaataactgataagttataataacaataagcaaaagaatgataattatattaaatagacagaaaataacattttatagacttatGAGAAATGTCTTTGGGTGTGGTGGATTTACATCAGGTGATTCGTGATCTCATCCTTGTTGAAAGGTAATATGGAAAAAGCAAGAATCATAAAATATAGTAAAAGGGAGCAAACTGAAGGCAAAAGAAGGAACAGCAGAAAtggaacaagaaaaataaaataagagagAACTCAGCAGCACtgactgataataaaaacatcatcattaacTGGCAAGATCcataatgttaatattttggGCTCTGATACCCTAAAATAAGACATTGTTATACATTTTGAAGTGCAGAAGCAGCTACTCACCTCATTATTCTGCTGTTTCCTTAACTCAGTATTTCTCTAAATATTAGTCTGAAGCAGCTTTTGGGTCCGCTGGCATAAAGTCAGTAGCTGTTGTCCAACTTCTGCTTTGTTGTGACTGCTCTGATGTTGAGCATGATATTTATAATGGTGCAGAAAGGACTTTGGACTTTTAGAGGTGGGACGAAGCGAACAGACGGGAGTTCGCTGCAGCGAATTACAAACTTGCAGAAAGTCTGCTTCATCAACGTACAGAGAGACGAGAGAAAACATGGAGGCTTATGAGAGAAACTGTgagaaaacaatagaaaaaaactCGAGCCCTTAGAGAGTTTTAAAGTCAGCAAATTCGCACGAATTAAATTCGCTTCTCGCTCATTCGAAGGAATCTTAACTTTCGTTTCCCAGCAACAGAAATTTATTGCCTGACTGCCCAATTAAAAGATTCACAATCTGTCACGTGAGtcttaaaacaaacagacaggagcccaaatgaacattgaaacatgtttttcttgctgtaatcattcctcctgttcataatgaccatcagaagatcccttcataatgcacttacaatggaagtgatggggggacaaaatccacagtccttcttctatgcaaaaatgtatttaaaagtttatctgaagctaatatgaagcttcagcatccaaaggagtcaaatcaagtagatatctttcaacattacagtctttttagtgccaaagttcctctttttgttactatacttccacctgcagctcaacagggaaacactgtctgaggaaacacaaagagggaatttgatgctaaaaagactgtaaatgtgtcagatatccacttgatatgactaactcagactgggaggaatgattacagcaagaaaaacatgtttcaatgttcatttgggttcctGGTTTCTGTGAACTCATCTCAATGTTTGACGTTTAtcagtgttttgtgtgcagTGCTGCAGAACTGTGTGGAGAACATGAATTTCTTGTAAATTaaccaccaaaacaaacacatattagATTTTATAGTGTTTATTTTATAGCATTAGTACAGTGTACAAGTGAGATACAAATTTCTACCAATACAATCAGTTCCACTTTGTGATTATATTCAGGTTATACATCATATTAATCTTTACATTTCTTAtcagacagttttatttttcacttctACAAAGTTTACAGCAAAGCAAATTTCATATTCAAGTGCATTATGTTCTTATATAAACTTCAAAACCAGTgctaagaaaaaaacaaaatcaacacaccAGTTATATAGAAAACACCATGGTTATATATGAGTCCACAAACATCTGATTAAAACCTGACCATTAAAGTTCATAACATGATTATGgtaatgatattttaaaagaCCATCTCAGTGCTTTTAAATGATTCAGTTTGTTTCCTACAAATCACATAAACTCTATTACTGCTGAGCATCTTTTCAGAGTGAATTTATAGGCTTTTAATTGTTCTTCTTCCTTCCAGCAGTCTTTGTCTTTCATTAACTTCACTATAATGTTGATATATATGTACTGTttgtaaagttcagttttataaccCCGTCTTCATCCCATTTACACACACGCGCGGCTGTCGCTGccgtcttcaccatagcaacgatcGCTGAGGATCATcagtaggctaatgtagccgcttccgctatcgtacaaaactgacaaaaaatacttgatttctaaaccaaaatcGCAtggtcttttgaatttggttttctggattttcgtttggaaacaaaaaaggaatagatcacgtgatttcGTTTTTCGTTTTtggtgtaaaatgaaaaaaggaaaaaatgatgtgacttccgtttttggtttcaaacacaaaaacaaattggcTTGATGTCTGCAGACCTGTccgatattcaatccaaaagggaataacgataaaacgaatcggcaaaaaccaaaaactggccgggtttgattggttctacgttatttgattctgacaccaaaaacgtttttccgttttttgttttgaaacaaataacagattcaccattttttggtttttgaattacaaattaattacaaattattCGATGATACCCGGACTCTGTAGACCGAGGTTTGAACCgtttgttttttcagtacaattgacacagacagaaaccggaaacgtttttttgttttttaaattttggccaaaaaacaaaaagtacaaattcAGCTCgatttcttgttttctgttctcaCCTGGTACCTTTATTATGAAGAGTACAGTGCAAACATAATTGACAGAGCacactggccaatcagaaacaaggaGGCACTGAAGGCCCACCCaccaatgaaaacaaacattgagtggtaaatttgttttgtcagcaagaacagaaaacaaaaaaatcaagctgaatttgtgttttttgtttttttgcccaaaatttaaaaaacgaaaaaaacaacctgtttcTGGTTTCTGCCTGTGTCAACtgtactgaaaaaacaaacGATTCAAACGTACCTTGGTCCTGTAACTTCCACAAATCTTTTCCTCAAGTTTTCctaatgttttaaaatcagaATGATGAATATGTACAGATTTTTAAGGTAATGTTGCACCTTCACTTTCTACTAGATTTGGACTTTTCTAGCCTGGCCAGCTTGGTCAGTAACTTCTCTATTTTTCTACACATTGGGCTCCTGTTTCTTATTTTAATCTTCCTCAGAGCTTTGATGCTGTTCTCTCGAAAGAAGGATTGTTGTGGTATCTTTGCTGCCTTCATATGATATTCTATCGACCTGTTGTAATGTTGTCGATCATAGTTTAAGTATCTTGCGTAGCCATTGTAAAGCATCTGTTTGTCTGCAGGTTCCAGATCCATTTTTAGCAGTTTCTGGTAAATCTGCTCAGCTTTAGCCTGGCCGCGATTGGACTTTGCGTATATATGTGCGAGATCTCTTTTCTTCACAAGTGACCCATGAGGATAAAGAGAAATCACTTCTTTATGGAGACTGATTGCTCTGTCTATCATGCTTTGCTTTACATGACTGTCCCTGGCAAAAACGATCTTCCATTTGTAGCAGAGTGCAGCACATCGCTTCAGGTAACGTTCATCTGGATGTTTTTTCAGCGCCTTCTCTGCCAAATCAATAGCCTCATCAACAGATACATAGCTTTTGTAAACCCTTAATAACGCTTTCATACCACTGTAGCTGCTTACAGGATTTCTCAAAACCTTTCTGGATAACTCTCGTGCTTCATTGTTaattctttctcctctcttagCACGTTGCTCAAGGTTGTGAACAGCAAGGCACAAGTTCTCTGGATCCTGTTCCTTGGCCATTCTCAATTTCTCCAGGATGTCGT
Encoded proteins:
- the LOC121900618 gene encoding interferon-induced protein with tetratricopeptide repeats 1B-like; the protein is MSAAQSQSTLESKLKALQCHFTWDIDPSRSKLFRFSDKLEDIGTEEGNSWLGHIYNLQGYIHYQLGFTEDAQRFFSRATEAFRRLRNTISDEGPWLVVNYGNLAWLHHHLGEQAECQTYLSKVDALLKEYPSPSQDKLHSEIYAEKAWTLMKFGKDKKPLVADYFQRAIRMQPDMVEWNTSRIIALVSARKYRKIPVKEGILEEIRMAKEHDPENLYLAVLDLEQRAMKGERIEDEARELSRKVLRNPVSSYSGIKALLWVYNKYVSVDEAIALAEEALEKHPDERYLKTCAALCYEWRIVFHSNCHPKQSTIDRAISLHREVISLYPYSRLLKKISLANIYAKSNHSLAEAEQIYQELLGMDLEPEEKQMLYNYYAKHLNFDRRDYNRSIEYHMKAAEIPQHGFLRKNSVRVLEKIKERNRSPMCREIEEFLAKLED
- the LOC121901152 gene encoding interferon-induced protein with tetratricopeptide repeats 1B-like: MSAAQSQSTMEAKLKALQCHFTWDIDSSRSRLLYLRGKLEDIGTEEGNSWLGHIYNLQGYIHYQLSIQYQQSSTEDARCFFSKAAEAFRRLRNTISNEGPWLLVNYGNLAWLHHHLGEQAECQTYLSKVDALLKEYPSPSQDELHPEIYAEKAWTLMKFDKDQYLLAADYFQRAIRMQPDMVEWNTSCVLALVKAYKFDDTPVEDDVLEKLRMAKEQDPENLYLAAHDLDQRGRKGEKIEDEARELARKVLKNPVSSYSGMKALLRVYRKHVSVDEAVALAEEALEKHPDERYLKKCAALCYRWRIVFHNDSHLQQSMIDRGISLHKEMISLYNHPSLLKKISLANIYAKSNHSQYEAEKIYQELLEMDLGPVEKQMIYNYYAKHLNFDRRDYNRSIEYHMKAAEIPHQSYYREYSIKVLRKIKEKNRSRMCGEIEELLAKLEV
- the LOC121901151 gene encoding interferon-induced protein with tetratricopeptide repeats 1-like, whose product is MRAAQSQSTLEAKLKALQCHFTWDIDPSRSKLFRLKEKLEDIGTKEGNSWLGHIYNLQGYIHYQLGFTEDTRRFFSRAAEAFCRSRNTVSDEGPWLLVNYGNLAWLHHHLGEQAECQTYLSKVDTLLKEYPSPSHDELHPEIYAEKAWTLMKFGKEKKVLVADYFQRAIRMQPDMVEWNTSYVIALVKALKHCDKPVEDDILEKLRMAKEQDPENLCLAVHNLEQRAKRGERINNEARELSRKVLRNPVSSYSGMKALLRVYKSYVSVDEAIDLAEKALKKHPDERYLKRCAALCYKWKIVFARDSHVKQSMIDRAISLHKEVISLYPHGSLVKKRDLAHIYAKSNRGQAKAEQIYQKLLKMDLEPADKQMLYNGYARYLNYDRQHYNRSIEYHMKAAKIPQQSFFRENSIKALRKIKIRNRSPMCRKIEKLLTKLARLEKSKSSRK